One segment of Nostoc flagelliforme CCNUN1 DNA contains the following:
- a CDS encoding antibiotic biosynthesis monooxygenase — MRPGREEGYEAWFHGIAADARKFKGHLGVNTIRPQDHAHLEYVVILKFDCYDNLKTWLESDVRREWIERLQPLIEKPEALQTLTGLETWFTLSNKPMKSPPPRYKMMLVTWLGVFFTLPQLNRLLAPLLSGLPVLLSQLISTGLGVALLTYLIMPRLTQLFRKWLYPIP, encoded by the coding sequence GTGAGGCCGGGGCGCGAGGAAGGTTACGAAGCATGGTTTCATGGTATTGCCGCAGATGCACGAAAATTCAAGGGACATCTGGGTGTCAACACTATTCGACCCCAGGATCACGCCCATCTAGAATACGTGGTCATTCTCAAGTTCGATTGCTACGACAATCTCAAGACCTGGCTAGAATCTGATGTTCGGCGGGAATGGATTGAGCGATTGCAGCCCTTGATTGAAAAGCCGGAAGCGCTTCAAACACTGACCGGATTGGAAACTTGGTTTACTCTCTCAAACAAACCGATGAAATCGCCACCACCCCGCTACAAAATGATGTTAGTGACGTGGTTGGGAGTGTTCTTCACTCTTCCTCAGCTCAATCGTTTGCTAGCACCGTTGTTGTCTGGGTTGCCTGTATTGCTTAGTCAACTGATTAGTACAGGACTCGGTGTCGCCCTGCTCACCTACTTGATCATGCCGCGCCTAACACAATTATTTCGCAAATGGCTGTATCCCATTCCATAA
- a CDS encoding DNA cytosine methyltransferase, whose protein sequence is MTKPVIVKLSATPEKFLEKGVKASQGESVGCLYPYLETKKLLDGSNAFYPRVIGERDPNDPFCWRWGFNCQEKHNGVWKGKSIGSIPPSAVHMIRTLQQQGATKEDIIAFIKKAKSKKTSPKSDVCKNFDNTKIKPVLPDDAPIAIVLFAGGGGIEAGMVEAGIRPVIAVEFDPTKPDLSRAIAKTHHQNFSEYGCKIIQLTVQEVAQSGFIGFPRRPDYLHASPVCANFSQAHTAKAGKGIETADDLTAAIAIAEAIRQLQPRVFTLENVPRYQNSQSFSIILSALEQEGYSVNYSVVNMADFGLPQARRRLVLIANKGFHIALPSGTTPCGWYEAIAHLILTMPDSQLLLKQQQALEKFLTGNAPTPLLIERVGGRTESKYKPAHLPCNTILRSHFTDHKGCNRSRFADIWLPDGIVKSLSIEGAATLQGLPSWYEFPNEAATAGSIIGYSVPPSFATQLFMSAQSYSYSNPK, encoded by the coding sequence ATGACTAAACCAGTAATAGTTAAGTTATCTGCAACACCCGAAAAATTCTTAGAGAAAGGGGTCAAAGCCTCACAGGGGGAATCAGTCGGTTGTCTTTATCCGTACCTCGAAACTAAAAAGCTACTTGATGGCTCAAACGCTTTTTATCCCCGTGTAATTGGTGAACGTGACCCAAATGACCCCTTTTGTTGGCGATGGGGATTTAATTGTCAGGAAAAACACAACGGCGTTTGGAAGGGTAAAAGTATCGGCTCAATTCCCCCTAGCGCTGTTCACATGATTCGGACACTGCAACAACAGGGGGCAACTAAGGAAGATATTATCGCTTTTATCAAAAAAGCGAAATCCAAAAAGACATCACCAAAATCAGATGTCTGCAAAAATTTTGATAACACAAAAATAAAACCAGTTCTTCCAGATGATGCGCCGATCGCCATAGTACTTTTCGCGGGTGGCGGCGGGATTGAAGCGGGGATGGTTGAAGCCGGGATTCGTCCAGTTATCGCAGTAGAGTTTGACCCCACCAAACCAGACTTGAGCAGGGCGATCGCCAAAACCCATCACCAAAACTTTAGTGAGTATGGCTGTAAAATAATCCAGCTAACAGTCCAAGAAGTAGCGCAGTCAGGATTTATTGGTTTTCCCCGCCGCCCCGACTATCTCCATGCCTCCCCGGTGTGCGCCAACTTCAGTCAAGCTCACACTGCAAAAGCGGGTAAGGGTATTGAAACGGCTGATGATTTGACGGCAGCGATCGCTATTGCTGAAGCAATCCGACAGTTACAGCCACGGGTGTTTACGCTGGAGAATGTGCCACGCTATCAGAATAGTCAGAGTTTCAGTATCATTCTGTCAGCTTTGGAGCAAGAGGGGTACTCGGTTAATTACAGCGTGGTCAATATGGCTGATTTTGGACTGCCCCAGGCACGTCGGCGGTTAGTCCTGATTGCAAACAAGGGTTTTCACATTGCCTTACCTTCAGGAACTACACCTTGTGGTTGGTACGAGGCAATCGCGCATCTAATCCTTACGATGCCCGACTCTCAACTACTGCTCAAGCAACAGCAAGCTTTGGAGAAATTTTTAACCGGGAATGCGCCCACACCACTGTTAATAGAAAGAGTGGGGGGGCGTACAGAGTCCAAGTATAAACCTGCACACTTGCCCTGTAACACTATCTTGCGATCGCACTTCACCGACCACAAAGGTTGCAACCGTAGTAGGTTCGCTGATATCTGGTTGCCGGATGGGATAGTTAAATCCTTGTCAATTGAAGGGGCTGCAACCTTGCAAGGGTTGCCCAGTTGGTACGAGTTTCCCAACGAAGCTGCTACGGCTGGGTCAATTATCGGCTATTCCGTGCCTCCCAGTTTTGCAACTCAGTTATTCATGTCGGCACAAAGTTATAGCTATAGCAATCCTAAATGA
- a CDS encoding ASCH domain-containing protein, protein MKAISVRQPWAWAIIYALKNVENRGWPIHYRGDILIHAAKTCTKKDYQLAKEFCQSMGVVIPELISLRRGQVIGIVTIVDCKFSQVASGWGMPLQYHWKLENPREITPIPYIGRLGIFEVPDDLVMEVAA, encoded by the coding sequence ATGAAAGCGATATCCGTTCGTCAGCCTTGGGCATGGGCAATTATCTATGCTCTCAAAAATGTTGAAAACCGTGGCTGGCCCATTCATTATCGCGGCGACATTTTGATTCACGCTGCAAAAACCTGTACTAAAAAAGATTACCAGTTAGCGAAAGAATTTTGCCAAAGCATGGGGGTAGTAATCCCAGAGTTAATCTCTCTACGTCGCGGTCAAGTTATTGGCATTGTCACAATAGTAGATTGCAAGTTCTCACAAGTTGCATCTGGCTGGGGAATGCCTCTTCAGTACCATTGGAAGCTGGAGAATCCACGCGAGATTACACCAATTCCTTACATCGGGCGGTTGGGGATTTTTGAAGTACCCGATGATTTGGTCATGGAGGTGGCTGCATGA
- a CDS encoding DnaB helicase C-terminal domain-containing protein, giving the protein MIASAVRRAIAEFGGSIGAVFIDYLQQIPLESGGNMAFEVGKITRQIRDIAKSHKIPVFLGCQINRGNQTTADKRPNRHLLRNSGEIFEVCDQLIMLYRDAVYTKDPSDAFGNSKRERTIELIALEKPPLR; this is encoded by the coding sequence ATGATTGCTTCTGCTGTGCGCCGTGCCATTGCCGAATTTGGTGGTTCTATTGGTGCTGTGTTTATTGACTACTTGCAACAGATTCCTCTGGAGTCTGGCGGGAATATGGCCTTTGAAGTCGGCAAGATTACCCGCCAGATTCGGGATATTGCCAAGTCTCACAAAATCCCTGTTTTCTTGGGCTGTCAAATCAATCGGGGGAATCAAACAACGGCTGATAAACGCCCCAATCGGCATCTGTTACGTAATTCTGGCGAAATCTTTGAGGTTTGTGACCAGTTAATCATGCTTTACCGCGATGCTGTCTACACAAAAGACCCAAGCGATGCCTTCGGCAACTCGAAGCGAGAACGCACTATTGAGTTGATTGCCCTTGAAAAACCGCCTTTACGGTAA
- a CDS encoding GNAT family N-acetyltransferase, with amino-acid sequence MIVIVLSSRKVQLIQHQDAYSFNQRVRDFLMRNEALHHAMLSQCYAITQTPELLKQCHDLLTLESNGEVIGVAINRLGNSVSISMLSEPGGVDLLVQHLKQHDTLSMVNAPKDVAQSFAQIWTERTGQTHTPEMTLSAYRLEQLASFTWAVGQLRKAAVADIPLVSQWYAAFCEEALGRPTTDSQNWATRQINQGHAFVWQDGDPVSMGCRIGQTANGFRVSIIFTPKEHRYKGYGKTCTAALTQQLLSDGQRYCFLYADKKNPLSNSMYEAIGYKLMGETQSYRFANAD; translated from the coding sequence ATGATTGTCATTGTATTGAGTAGCCGTAAAGTGCAACTGATTCAGCATCAGGATGCTTATAGCTTCAACCAGAGAGTGCGTGATTTCTTAATGCGTAATGAAGCGTTACATCATGCCATGCTCTCCCAGTGCTATGCAATTACTCAGACACCGGAACTGTTAAAGCAATGCCATGACCTACTTACCCTGGAATCCAATGGAGAAGTCATTGGTGTGGCGATAAATCGTTTGGGCAACTCGGTTTCGATTTCAATGCTGAGTGAGCCAGGCGGAGTCGATTTACTAGTGCAACATTTGAAGCAGCATGATACTTTGTCAATGGTAAATGCTCCAAAAGATGTCGCTCAAAGCTTTGCCCAAATCTGGACTGAGCGCACCGGACAAACCCATACGCCTGAAATGACCTTATCTGCCTATCGCTTGGAACAGCTTGCCTCTTTCACCTGGGCAGTAGGTCAATTACGAAAAGCAGCCGTTGCTGATATACCTCTGGTTAGCCAATGGTATGCTGCTTTTTGCGAAGAAGCCTTGGGCAGGCCAACTACCGATAGTCAGAATTGGGCAACTCGTCAAATTAATCAGGGTCATGCCTTTGTCTGGCAAGATGGCGACCCAGTTTCGATGGGATGTAGAATTGGACAGACTGCCAACGGATTTCGAGTCTCAATCATCTTTACTCCAAAAGAACACCGCTACAAAGGCTATGGGAAAACCTGTACGGCAGCACTGACTCAACAGTTACTTTCTGACGGTCAGCGTTACTGCTTTTTGTATGCTGATAAAAAGAATCCTTTAAGCAACTCAATGTATGAAGCAATCGGCTATAAACTGATGGGAGAGACGCAAAGTTATCGTTTTGCTAATGCTGACTAA
- a CDS encoding ISNCY family transposase (programmed frameshift), translated as MLRKKYEFDKEFSILIQLIGEMDDSIYIIDKVLSDEHLFRLIESDLSKRYQNTTKTGRKSTPVEVVLRMLALKHLRGLSYEQTISNVNESLILRQFCRIYFNAIPNKSTLIRWSHQIRQETLLQFNQRLTQVATQLQITKGRKMRTDGTVVATNIHFPSDNSLLVDGVKVISRLLLQAKEISVANSIFINSSLFRNRYRTARRISRQIDGLSKTRNQSGRQKREQAYAKLIEVTQASWKQAQKFKSIISNLNLLQFHQLLQRFEIFLPRISQVIEQTQRRIFNSEKVPAHEKLSVYFESHTDIICRGKINVDVEFGHKVWLDEIDGGIVSNYRILKGNPHDTQQLVPSLDQHIENFGLSPKIVTTDRGVYSQTNENYAQSLGVKEVILPKGGYRSKERIKHERKRNFKKARRWHNGVEGRISFLKRCFGLQRCLYRGELGFCRWVGWGVIAHNLTIISRGTLKNEINYHVFI; from the exons ATGTTACGTAAAAAATATGAATTTGACAAAGAGTTTAGCATTCTGATTCAGTTAATAGGAGAGATGGATGATTCAATTTATATAATAGATAAAGTCCTTTCGGATGAACATCTGTTTCGATTAATTGAGTCTGATTTATCAAAGCGATATCAGAATACTACTAAAACCGGAAGAAAATCCACTCCGGTTGAAGTTGTATTACGAATGTTAGCCTTAAAGCACTTACGCGGTTTGAGCTACGAGCAAACAATTTCAAATGTAAATGAAAGTTTAATTTTAAGGCAATTTTGTCGAATTTATTTTAATGCTATTCCTAATAAAAGCACTTTAATTCGTTGGTCACATCAAATTCGTCAAGAAACCTTGTTACAATTTAATCAACGTCTGACTCAAGTTGCGACCCAATTACAAATAACTAAGGGTAGAAAGATGAGGACAGATGGTACAGTAGTCGCAACCAATATTCATTTTCCTTCTGATAACAGCTTGTTAGTTGATGGAGTCAAAGTTATTAGTCGCCTTTTATTGCAAGCAAAAGAAATTAGTGTTGCCAATTCAATATTTATTAACTCAAGTCTTTTTCGTAATCGTTATCGTACAGCTAGAAGAATTTCTAGACAGATTGATGGATTATCTAAAACGAGAAATCAATCTGGTCGTCAAAAAAGAGAACAAGCCTACGCCAAATTGATTGAAGTGACTCAAGCTAGCTGGAAACAGGCTCAAAAATTCAAGTCAATTATTAGTAATTTAAATTTACTACAATTTCATCAGCTACTTCAAAGATTTGAAATTTTTCTCCCTCGCATATCACAAGTGATTGAACAAACTCAAAGACGAATTTTCAATTCGGAGAAAGTACCTGCTCACGAAAAATTGTCAGTATATT TTGAATCTCATACAGATATAATATGTCGAGGTAAAATCAATGTAGATGTCGAGTTTGGACATAAAGTTTGGTTAGATGAAATTGACGGTGGAATTGTCAGCAATTATCGAATTTTAAAGGGTAATCCTCACGATACTCAACAATTAGTCCCAAGTCTTGACCAACATATAGAAAATTTTGGTTTATCGCCAAAAATAGTGACTACAGACAGAGGTGTTTACTCTCAAACAAACGAAAATTATGCTCAATCATTAGGAGTCAAAGAAGTCATCTTACCCAAGGGTGGTTATCGAAGTAAAGAACGAATCAAGCATGAAAGAAAAAGAAATTTTAAAAAAGCTCGTCGTTGGCATAATGGAGTAGAAGGACGTATCAGTTTTTTGAAACGATGTTTTGGCTTACAACGTTGTTTATATAGGGGAGAGTTAGGATTTTGTCGTTGGGTTGGTTGGGGAGTTATTGCTCATAATTTAACTATTATTAGTCGAGGAACTCTCAAAAATGAAATAAATTATCACGTTTTTATTTGA
- a CDS encoding glutathione S-transferase family protein encodes MITPQLLSGSLIQVERTTNGLKLNWKNPDNPYPQPTFYPGSRIERLCCRQGEELADNLIDNVVGLWYETRKGNQADFATQAKYQSSINRLLGVFEQKLTNSASGDLTSFQVRSASLR; translated from the coding sequence ATGATTACTCCGCAGCTACTATCTGGCAGTCTTATCCAAGTTGAACGAACTACAAATGGTTTGAAGTTGAACTGGAAGAACCCAGATAATCCTTATCCTCAGCCGACTTTTTATCCAGGCTCGCGCATTGAGCGTTTGTGCTGTCGTCAGGGAGAAGAGTTAGCAGACAATTTGATAGATAATGTTGTGGGATTGTGGTACGAAACCCGTAAAGGAAATCAAGCTGATTTTGCCACCCAAGCTAAATATCAGTCCAGCATTAATCGCCTTTTAGGTGTTTTTGAGCAAAAGTTGACTAACTCAGCCTCCGGTGACTTGACCTCTTTTCAAGTTCGGAGTGCCTCTTTGAGATAA
- a CDS encoding pentapeptide repeat-containing protein, protein MANEEHLAILRQGVNLWNAWRKENDEIQPNLSQADLSGVKLMWVDFSYANLGETNLSRADLSYGNLTKADLSRANLSRAFIVEANLSSVNLSCANLQEANFSKAFIVGANFNEADLSSANLSCADLSESNFSRTELYIIRALGTNFTGANFTGACLENWHTNSDTNLTNVICDYVYLQRGQQERRPSNGSFASGEFTKLFQKAQKTVDLIFSNGIDWQAFLTSFQRLQVECSGKELTIQAIENKNDGAFVIRVNVPADANKAEIEKYLKREYELALIALEEKYQLQLQGKDEQIEIYRKQSTDLTEIVKLLAGRATYDLRNSQIGGSLINAETVNTDKINGNIHNNA, encoded by the coding sequence ATGGCGAATGAGGAGCATCTAGCGATACTGCGGCAGGGAGTGAATCTGTGGAATGCCTGGAGAAAAGAAAATGATGAAATACAACCAAACCTGAGTCAGGCTGATCTTAGCGGGGTGAAGCTCATGTGGGTTGACTTCAGTTATGCTAATCTTGGTGAGACGAACCTCAGTAGGGCTGATCTTAGTTATGGTAATCTCACTAAGGCAGACCTTAGCAGGGCTAACCTCAGCAGAGCTTTCATTGTTGAGGCTAACCTCAGTAGTGTTAATCTGAGTTGTGCTAACCTCCAAGAGGCTAACTTTAGCAAAGCTTTTATTGTTGGGGCTAACTTCAATGAAGCCGATCTCAGTAGTGCTAATCTGAGTTGTGCTGACCTCAGCGAGTCTAACTTTAGCAGGACTGAGCTTTATATAATTCGAGCATTAGGAACAAATTTCACTGGTGCAAACTTTACAGGAGCTTGCTTAGAAAACTGGCATACTAACAGCGACACCAATCTTACTAATGTGATTTGTGACTATGTTTATCTTCAAAGAGGTCAACAAGAACGCCGTCCCAGCAACGGAAGCTTTGCCTCTGGAGAATTCACTAAGCTATTTCAAAAAGCCCAAAAAACAGTTGACTTGATTTTCAGCAATGGCATTGATTGGCAAGCATTTCTTACTTCGTTCCAAAGACTACAAGTTGAATGTAGTGGCAAAGAGTTAACCATCCAAGCAATTGAAAATAAAAATGATGGTGCTTTTGTAATTCGGGTAAATGTCCCTGCGGATGCTAATAAAGCTGAAATTGAGAAGTACTTAAAACGAGAATATGAATTAGCACTTATAGCGTTAGAAGAAAAATACCAGCTTCAGTTACAGGGTAAAGATGAGCAGATAGAGATTTACAGAAAGCAAAGTACCGATTTGACTGAGATTGTAAAACTCTTGGCAGGTAGAGCTACTTATGACCTGAGAAATTCTCAAATTGGTGGAAGCCTAATTAACGCCGAGACAGTTAACACAGACAAAATCAATGGTAATATCCATAACAACGCTTAA
- a CDS encoding AAA family ATPase, protein MLANQRLEFTGNSNPQLENPHQDSPTHPEPYVISPELKKAVNLAIYLRRPLLLEGDAGCGKTRLASAVAYELGLPLYRWDVRSTTKAQDGLYEYNAILRLHDVQTQNVVQQPPVAPGNAAETDKDEDEERVNRNPANSKHYRKFGALGKAFKLKSCPAVVLIDEIDKADLDFPNDLLTVLDEPWEFKIKETGETIRATYPRKDAKDNVIDCRPIVIITSNKEKGNLPAPFLRRCLYYYVDFPNDKKQLQEIIEKHYKIREKTPPPSALVENAIDRFLSVWNEGGLFKKPGTSEFLDWLKALHTFEPKPYNAAKLKKDESLPYRELLFKLQQDWKKYAKAS, encoded by the coding sequence ATGTTAGCAAATCAACGATTAGAATTTACAGGTAATTCCAATCCTCAACTTGAAAATCCACATCAGGATTCACCAACGCATCCAGAACCCTACGTAATTTCTCCCGAATTAAAAAAAGCCGTCAATTTAGCAATCTATCTCAGGCGACCATTATTATTAGAAGGAGATGCGGGATGTGGTAAAACTCGCCTAGCTTCGGCTGTTGCCTATGAATTAGGATTACCCCTCTACCGTTGGGATGTGCGCTCTACTACAAAGGCTCAGGATGGACTCTATGAATACAATGCGATTCTAAGACTGCATGATGTGCAAACACAGAACGTAGTGCAACAACCACCAGTAGCGCCAGGAAATGCAGCAGAAACAGACAAAGATGAAGACGAAGAAAGGGTAAATCGTAATCCTGCTAATTCCAAGCACTACCGTAAGTTTGGAGCGTTAGGAAAGGCATTTAAACTTAAAAGTTGTCCAGCAGTTGTGTTAATTGATGAGATTGATAAAGCAGATTTGGATTTTCCTAATGATTTGCTGACTGTATTAGATGAGCCTTGGGAATTCAAGATTAAGGAAACTGGGGAAACAATTCGCGCTACTTACCCACGTAAAGATGCTAAAGATAATGTTATTGATTGTAGGCCAATTGTCATCATAACCAGTAATAAAGAAAAAGGTAATTTACCTGCACCATTTTTGCGACGTTGCCTATATTACTATGTAGACTTTCCTAATGATAAGAAGCAGTTGCAGGAAATTATCGAAAAGCATTATAAAATTCGTGAGAAAACACCCCCGCCTAGTGCTTTAGTAGAGAATGCAATTGATCGATTTTTATCTGTGTGGAATGAAGGTGGACTATTTAAGAAACCGGGAACTAGTGAATTTCTTGATTGGCTAAAAGCACTCCACACATTTGAGCCAAAACCTTATAATGCAGCGAAACTAAAAAAAGACGAGTCCCTTCCCTACAGAGAGTTATTATTTAAGCTTCAGCAAGACTGGAAGAAATATGCCAAAGCCTCATGA
- a CDS encoding VWA containing CoxE family protein — protein sequence MSSFNPQELITRALIRLRQSGFQLGVSELLAARQALEGGFGETPEELAQTLKILWCHSPSQQSQFDPIWESLQVDSTSKQPEKTPHKKPKPETHQESMEKPPEISSSPPPQDAVTEVKSEPELSSLPIRAPFTPAKTEDTSALQAYYPMNRRSMSYIWRYLRRPVGDGPLNVLDVDATIEQATRQGFYLAPVYRRQERNNAHLLLLLDQNGSMNPFHRFTRDLVETALYESDLQPEKVDVFYFHNVPATSVYKDLYLTEPIALQTVLAACDDRTSILIVSDAGAARGYRELKRIRATTSFLFQLKRHTSLIAWLNPMPKERWIGSSAEIIANLVQMYQMDNNGLSNAIDIVRGQHLHSPF from the coding sequence ATGAGTTCTTTTAACCCCCAAGAATTAATTACTCGCGCCTTGATTCGCCTACGCCAAAGTGGTTTTCAGCTTGGTGTAAGCGAACTTTTGGCGGCGAGACAAGCACTTGAGGGGGGATTTGGGGAAACTCCAGAAGAACTAGCCCAAACATTGAAAATTTTATGGTGTCACTCTCCATCCCAACAAAGCCAGTTTGACCCGATTTGGGAATCTTTACAAGTCGATTCAACCTCCAAACAACCTGAAAAAACCCCTCACAAAAAACCAAAGCCTGAAACTCATCAAGAATCGATGGAGAAACCCCCGGAAATTTCTTCATCACCACCGCCCCAAGATGCTGTAACTGAGGTAAAATCTGAACCGGAGCTATCATCACTCCCAATTCGCGCACCTTTTACGCCTGCAAAAACTGAGGATACATCTGCGTTACAAGCATATTATCCCATGAATCGCCGTTCGATGAGCTATATCTGGCGATATCTCCGGCGGCCTGTTGGGGATGGGCCATTAAATGTGCTAGATGTCGATGCCACCATTGAGCAAGCGACTCGGCAGGGATTTTACTTAGCTCCAGTCTACCGCAGACAAGAAAGAAACAATGCCCATCTGTTACTGCTGCTTGACCAAAATGGCTCAATGAACCCGTTTCATCGCTTCACTCGTGATTTAGTGGAAACGGCACTCTATGAAAGCGACTTGCAACCGGAAAAAGTAGATGTATTTTATTTCCATAACGTACCTGCTACCAGTGTTTACAAAGACCTCTACCTGACAGAACCAATTGCTTTACAAACAGTATTAGCCGCCTGCGATGATCGAACTAGTATATTGATTGTCAGTGATGCTGGGGCAGCACGGGGGTATCGGGAGTTAAAGCGAATTCGGGCGACTACCAGTTTTTTATTTCAACTAAAGCGACACACTTCTTTGATTGCTTGGTTAAATCCGATGCCAAAAGAACGCTGGATTGGCAGTTCGGCAGAAATCATTGCTAATTTGGTGCAAATGTATCAGATGGATAATAATGGCTTAAGTAATGCTATTGATATTGTGCGCGGACAACACCTACATTCACCTTTCTGA
- a CDS encoding glycosyl hydrolase family 18 protein, which produces MTDLADAEQLREQAKQAVDRFVRRFDESYRLLAYHAALPLVLTPELVNYLRNEFLRGEQVPWVAEIDLLLSDLCSQVGYELYAMNTHVREYLLGQMQQDPRFGKQRMQEVAQVLYSYVSYLSRLNPGRRQQEIEAQRWAAMVYLGDEQCKKAAREIAQRLIETSSGINSEILSESGIRAELARLARITEELSPQLQQEPTLLEFARLVQQVLRTSQEVTAAERSSSSDRYKLLLEELARTLISSTERVANLEAFPAIQTFEFKVATITIQDNEIEPFNLQSNIANIYTQNHPSINKKLFVGYYESWCAKDRERFCEPWNTTNPNDLQLARIAPYVNMVIVSFMKPNATYQKNSYEIRENTGLEFNATGQAVKGAIQLLRNRGTKVLVSVGGFNYSKDGYFERLNPQAIADVVEDFGFDGVDICFEPHSQWSQPPGKTKCERGSDGKIMCNTDILYRQIVTQVRETLPTDKILSVSAWSTGAYGEGKWQNSQPEGPLTGLSLNLLRSPEAKYIDQLNVMSYEAGSIYNPKEALAAYQNYFNGTIVMGIQVPPEGWPPEESKRNVYTIEKVRDLTQEVINRNADGMMLWTLQSGQGREATENNPNAAMISQEICRTLALGNCEQPLFQNYLFRIHTESDTANYEL; this is translated from the coding sequence ATGACAGATTTAGCTGATGCAGAACAATTGCGAGAACAGGCGAAGCAAGCAGTAGATAGATTTGTGCGGCGTTTTGATGAGTCCTATCGGCTATTGGCGTATCATGCCGCATTACCTTTGGTGCTGACTCCAGAATTAGTTAACTACTTACGCAATGAGTTTTTGCGAGGTGAGCAAGTTCCTTGGGTAGCAGAGATTGACTTGTTATTGTCTGACTTGTGTAGTCAAGTTGGGTACGAACTTTACGCAATGAATACCCATGTGCGGGAATATTTGCTAGGGCAAATGCAGCAAGACCCACGCTTTGGCAAGCAGCGAATGCAGGAAGTAGCACAGGTTTTATACAGTTATGTCAGCTATCTAAGTCGGCTTAATCCCGGAAGACGGCAACAGGAAATAGAAGCTCAAAGATGGGCAGCAATGGTATATTTGGGGGATGAACAGTGCAAAAAAGCAGCGCGTGAAATTGCCCAGCGACTAATAGAAACCAGTAGTGGAATAAATAGCGAAATTCTCTCTGAGTCTGGTATTCGGGCTGAGTTAGCACGATTAGCACGCATTACCGAAGAACTATCGCCTCAGTTACAACAAGAGCCTACTTTACTAGAGTTTGCAAGATTGGTACAGCAAGTTTTAAGAACATCACAGGAAGTTACTGCGGCAGAACGAAGTAGTTCTTCTGATCGGTATAAGTTGTTGCTAGAAGAGTTGGCAAGAACTTTGATATCTTCTACGGAGAGAGTTGCTAATCTAGAAGCCTTCCCAGCAATACAAACTTTTGAATTTAAAGTCGCAACCATCACCATTCAAGATAACGAGATAGAACCATTTAATCTTCAATCTAATATTGCTAACATATACACTCAAAATCATCCTTCTATAAACAAGAAACTTTTTGTTGGTTACTACGAAAGTTGGTGCGCTAAAGACAGAGAACGTTTTTGTGAACCGTGGAATACCACAAATCCCAACGACCTTCAGTTGGCTCGTATAGCACCTTATGTAAATATGGTAATTGTGTCTTTCATGAAGCCAAATGCTACTTATCAAAAGAATAGCTATGAAATCAGGGAAAATACAGGGCTTGAGTTCAATGCAACAGGACAGGCTGTTAAAGGAGCTATTCAACTACTGAGGAATCGCGGTACAAAAGTGCTAGTGTCTGTAGGTGGATTTAACTACAGCAAAGATGGATATTTTGAAAGGCTCAATCCTCAAGCGATCGCCGATGTGGTAGAAGACTTTGGCTTTGATGGTGTAGATATTTGCTTTGAACCTCATTCACAGTGGTCACAGCCACCAGGTAAAACTAAGTGTGAGCGTGGTTCAGACGGTAAAATAATGTGCAACACAGATATATTGTATCGTCAGATAGTGACACAAGTTCGAGAAACACTTCCAACAGACAAAATTCTTTCAGTTTCAGCTTGGAGTACTGGTGCTTACGGAGAAGGGAAATGGCAAAACTCTCAACCCGAAGGACCTCTGACAGGTTTATCGCTCAATTTGTTGCGATCGCCTGAAGCTAAGTATATCGATCAACTCAATGTTATGTCCTATGAAGCTGGCTCCATTTATAACCCAAAAGAAGCTTTAGCAGCCTATCAGAACTATTTCAACGGAACAATCGTTATGGGCATTCAAGTACCACCAGAAGGATGGCCACCAGAGGAATCGAAAAGAAACGTTTATACTATTGAGAAAGTTCGTGACTTAACTCAAGAAGTTATTAACAGAAATGCAGATGGAATGATGCTGTGGACTCTGCAATCGGGACAAGGGAGAGAAGCAACAGAAAATAATCCAAATGCTGCAATGATATCACAAGAAATTTGTAGAACGTTAGCCCTTGGCAATTGCGAACAACCACTTTTCCAGAATTATTTATTTAGAATCCATACAGAATCCGACACTGCAAACTATGAACTTTGA